Proteins co-encoded in one Salvelinus sp. IW2-2015 unplaced genomic scaffold, ASM291031v2 Un_scaffold6762, whole genome shotgun sequence genomic window:
- the LOC112079042 gene encoding LOW QUALITY PROTEIN: neuronal acetylcholine receptor subunit non-alpha-3-like (The sequence of the model RefSeq protein was modified relative to this genomic sequence to represent the inferred CDS: inserted 1 base in 1 codon), translating to EWEILNATGAKGSRRDGIYWYPFVTYSFILKRLPLFYTLFLIIPCLGLSFLTVLVFYLPSDEGEKLSLSTSVLVSLTVFLLVXEEIIPSSSKVIPLIGEYLLFIMIFVTFSIIVTVFVXNVHHRSSATYHPMAPWVKNLFLQRLPRLLCMRGHTDRYHYPDIELRSPELKPRGGPGRRGASGQGQAQQRGPVGGKEDENHAWLAMLEKATSSVRYISRHIKKEHFIREVVQDWKFVAQVXDRILLWVFLTVSILGTILIFTPAITLYLTTPPFNT from the exons GTGAATGGGAGATCCTCAACGCCACCGGCGCCAAGGGCAGCCGGCGGGACGGTATCTACTGGTACCCCTTCGTTACCTACTCCTTCATCCTCAAGAGGCTTCCCTTGTTCTACACACTCTTCCTCATCATCCCCTGTCTCGGTCTGTCCTTCCTGACCGTGTTGGTGTTCTACCTCCCGTCTGATGAAGGAGAGAAGCTGTCTCTGTCCACGTCGGTCCTGGTGTCTCTCACCGTSTTCCTCCTCGTCATKGAAGAGATTATACCTTCCTCCTCCAAG GTSATCCCTCTGATTGGAGAGTACCTCCTCTTCATCATGATCTTCGTCACCTTCTCCATCATCGTCACGGTGTTTGTCATRAACGTCCACCACCGCTCCTCAGCCACCTACCACCCCATGGCCCCCTGGGTGAAAAACCTCTTCCTCCAGAGGCTACCCAGACTGCTTTGCATGAGGGGACACactgacag GTACCACTACCCAGACATTGAGCTGCGTAGCCCAGAGCTGAAGCCCCGCGGAGGTCCAGGAAGGAGGGGGGCGTCGGGCCAGGGCCAAGCCCAGCAGAGAGGCCCTGTCGGGGGGAAGGAGGATGAGAACCATGCCTGGTTGGCCATGCTGGAGAAAGCCACCAGCTCAGTACGGTACATCAGCCGTCACATCAAGAAGGAACACTTTATCAGAGAG gtggtGCAGGACTGGAAGTTTGTGGCTCAGG TTGACAGGATCTTATTGTGGGTGTTCCTCACTGTCTCCATACTGGGTACCATCCTCATCTTCACTCCAGCCATCACTTTGTACCTGACCACCCCCCCCTTCAACACATAG